In Ascochyta rabiei chromosome 18, complete sequence, one DNA window encodes the following:
- a CDS encoding chromosome condensation complex Condensin, subunit G — translation MPGRTATRSSRSTRQSAVAIPDEGPATALRTHVVHIFSDAQKTTATQRKLVVNLRKIQEACCFEPLATAKQANRALEEELEDFDGDDFNHELMRNVLRIMNVKKSEPVGDRVIRFLCAFLRYATERDQDQSDSPSSRLTNQVLRIILRLATSKDKTIRFRATQTVAHMLNSLEQIDDDVYALIRAALFKRLRDKEPSVRVQAVLGLGRMTGDDEENQNDDNDDSDDDDDNDGTGTIRQKLVNIMIHDPDAQVRRTILANLPILPPAMRDQWERARDVDPATRRVLYAKLLPTLGDFRHLSLVQREKLIRWGLKDRDDAVRKAAARLFRERWIEDCASKRDTRPEEERLPGTLVPPSREALCELLERIDVVHAGDDDDGMAHEAMKEFWAGRPDYREDIEFDTDFWLNLDPSAAFIVRSLNDYCQDTDDNQVRDMLEMKLPTVKEFAFILQKALNSVTDSITKAATMAEDDSEADYLDELIEDGCFIAKQLLHVCLTLDYSDEMGRRQMYNIMRDAIAKPGLPEDCTKLAIEVLRIVCGVRGESDFCAVVMEAIADVRDTLLDPEYSAAEAGDDPESFHSAQSEASSPPPMERRPKSGKELSLEEEEEKRNRETLVYSKCLHIVQCTLQNVTADLESDTNLTNMLNTLIIPAVQSRELIIRERGILCLGTAALLSKDLAANNLDLFFHCFVKGHDGLKEVTLQVLADVIITHPQLLAPPVPGPDTTEQSEVPDINPRLKPLVKVLLKGLASENGVIGSIACEAAQKLVLHNILPPEATAEIVKAFTLLYFDPDGITNPAVRQALSYFLPVFCHSKVKNAQLMASIAVPIVSKLLVIRDEIEEEEDAEMVGWPVITAHLADWTDGRKVVGQTELGLDGKMSSKAESELPHVALAIDILERALTSTCSKDERKPLLSLLTKLYISPSAPKRTEESNDDELLETLQALVSEAVEDKIGTDATQRNALVKLETTLAKRIGEAANATVVQDDREDTVTPETAAGRGAPAEEPRSSVAPSVDGSEMDVDDDDDTMLAGMQGEGTRMPLEASDSDDDDDDDDDDDESTPRPARTKTEKTEADIMDELLASDEEMDM, via the exons ATGCCAGGGAGAACCGCGACGCGCTCCTCGCGCTCGACGCGCCAGTCGGCCGTCGCGATACCGGACGAAGGGCCCGCCACCGCGCTGCGCACCCACGTCGTGCACATCTTCAGCGACGCCCAGAAGACGACGGCCACGCAGCGCAAGCTGGTCGTCAACCTGCGCAAGATCCAGGAAGCCTGCTGCTTCGAGCCCCTCGCCACCGCCAAGCAGGCCAACAGGGCCCTCGAGGAAGAGCTCGAGGACTTCGACGGCGACGACTTCAACCACGAGCTCATGCGCAACGTCCTGCGCATCATGAACGTGAAGAAGAGCGAGCCCGTCGGCGACCGCGTCATCCGCTTCCTCTGCGCCTTTCTCAGGTACGCCACCGAGAGGGACCAGGACCAGAGCGACAGCCCCAGCAGCCGCCTGACCAACCAAGTCCTCCGCATCATCCTGCGCCTCGCCACATCCAAGGACAAGACCATCCGCTTCCGCGCCACCCAGACAGTCGCCCACATGCTCAACAGCCTCGAGCAGATCGACGACGACGTCTACGCCCTGATTCGCGCCGCCCTGTTCAAGCGCCTGCGAGACAAAGAGCCCTCGGTCCGCGTCCAGGCAGTCCTGGGCCTGGGCCGCATGACGGGCGACGACGAAGAGAACCagaacgacgacaacgacgacagcgacgacgacgacgacaacgacggcACCGGCACCATCCGCCAGAAGCTCGTCAACATCATGATCCACGACCCCGACGCCCAAGTCAGACGCACCATCCTGGCAAACCTACCCATCTTGCCCCCCGCAATGCGAGACCAGTGGGAGCGCGCACGAGACGTGGACCCGGCTACACGAAGAGTCCTCTACGCCAAACTCCTACCAACGCTGGGCGACTTCAGGCACCTTTCGCTCGTCCAGCGCGAGAAACTGATTCGCTGGGGCTTGAAGGACCGAGACGATGCTGTGCGCAAAGCCGCCGCACGCCTGTTCCGCGAGCGATGGATCGAGGACTGCGCTTCGAAGCGTGACACGAGGCCCGAGGAGGAGAGACTGCCCGGCACCCTCGTGCCGCCAAGTCGTGAGGCTCTGTGCGAGTTACTGGAACGTATTGATGTCGTCCACGCAggtgacgacgacgacggcatGGCGCATGAGGCAATGAAGGAGTTCTGGGCCGGACGACCCGACTACCGCGAGGACATCGAATTCGATACCGACTTTTGGCTGAACCTGGACCCCTCGGCTGCTTTCATTGTGCGCAGTCTGAACGACTACTGCCAGGACACCGACGACAATCAAGTGCGCGACATGTTGGAGATGAAGCTGCCCACCGTCAAGGAATTCGCGTTTATCCTGCAAAAAGCCCTTAACTCGGTCACGGACAGCATCACAAAAGCCGCGACCATGGCAGAAGACGACAGCGAGGCAGACTATCTCGATGAGTTGATCGAAGACGGCTGCTTCATCGCCAAACAGCTTTTACACGTCTGCCTCACCCTGGATTACTCAGACGAGATGGGACGGAGACAGATGTACAACATCATGCGAGACGCCATCGCGAAGCCTGGACTCCCCGAAGACTGCACAAAGCTTGCCATCGAGGTACTACGCATTGTATGCGGCGTTCGTGGCGAGTCAGACTTCTGCGCTGTCGTCATGGAGGCTATTGCAGACGTGCGCGACACCCTCCTAGATCCAGAGTACAGTGCAGCGGAAGCTGGCGACGACCCAGAGAGCTTCCACTCTGCGCAGTCCGAGGCCAGCAGCCCTCCTCCCATGGAGAGAAGGCCCAAGTCAGGAAAGGAACTCAGTctcgaggaggaagaggagaaACGGAATCGGGAGACGCTGGTCTACTCAAAGTGTCTGCACATTGTTCAGTGCACGCTTCAAAATGTGACCGCCGACCTCGAGTCCGACACCAACCTGACCAACATGCTCAACACGCTCATTATCCCTGCGGTGCAATCGCGCGAGCTTATCATCCGTGAGCGCGGTATCCTCTGCCTTGGCACCGCTGCCCTCCTTAGCAAG GATCTTGCCGCCAATAACCTCGACCTTTTCTTCCATTGCTTTGTCAAGGGCCATGACGGTCTGAAGGAAGTCACACTTCAAGTCCTCGCGGATGTCATCATTACACACCCACAGCTGCTCGCACCGCCTGTGCCCGGTCCCGACACTACAGAACAGAGCGAAGTTCCCGATATCAACCCACGACTGAAACCCCTTGTCAAGGTCCTGCTCAAGGGCCTTGCTTCGGAGAACGGCGTGATCGGGAGCATCGCCTGCGAAGCAGCACAGAAGCTGGTTCTCCACAACATTCTGCCTCCGGAAGCGACCGCGGAGATTGTCAAGGCATTCACGCTACTCTACTTCGATCCTGATGGTATCACCAACCCTGCAGTGAGGCAGGCGCTGAGCTACTTCCTCCCGGTATTCTGCCACTCAAAGGTCAAGAATGCGCAGCTCATGGCAAGCATTGCCGTCCCGATCGTTTCTAAGCTTCTCGTCATCCGTGATGAGattgaggaagaagaggacgCTGAGATGGTGGGCTGGCCAGTCATCACTGCGCACTTGGCCGACTGGACAGACGGTCGTAAAGTTGTCGGCCAAACGGAGCTTGGTCTCGACGGAAAGATGAGCTCCAAGGCGGAATCCGAGTTGCCTCACGTCGCCCTTGCAATCGACATTCTCGAGCGCGCGTTGACCAGCACCTGCTCCAAAGACGAACGCAAACCGCTCCTGTCGCTGCTGACCAAGCTGTACATCTCACCCTCTGCACCAAAGAGGACGGAGGAGAGCAACGATGACGAGCTTCTCGAGACGCTGCAGGCGCTTGTCTCCGAAGCCGTCGAAGACAAGATTGGCACAGATGCGACTCAACGCAACGCCCTGGTCAAACTCGAAACCACCCTCGCCAAACGAATCGGCGAGGCAGCAAACGCCACGGTCGTCCAAGACGATCGCGAGGACACCGTAACACCAGAAACCGCAGCCGGCCGCGGAGCACCTGCAGAGGAGCCTCGATCCAGCGTCGCTCCGTCCGTCGACGGCAGCGAGATGGACGTggacgatgacgatgacaCCATGTTAGCCGGCATGCAAGGCGAGGGCACACGCATGCCGCTTGAAGCTTCcgacagcgacgacgacgacgacgacgacgacgacgacgacgagagCACGCCTCGCCCCGCGAGAACAAAAACAGAAAAGACAGAAGCAGACATCATGGACGAGCTGCTTGCAAGCGACGAGGAGATGGATATGTAA
- a CDS encoding NAD(+) diphosphatase — MAPLPQPALPEPAHPAVDSMLSRKFGKEVANYFSGSPLNRVSFLRPDHAFLSSALRHPSATFVLFNNTEPLVSSPTALARVAYADVEPIVGKDVFNACEADVIAQYNSSLYIPQIVFLGLDERKEGFVYKEHYKGQPWFALDVTPKEGVTEEAEKLISGLRGKGLDFSKGRMHLSLPAEEAAIYAEARHMLDWNARNPYCASCGYKTLSINAGFKRTCPPKDVAHAVNTSTPAERPPCATRTGISNLCFPRTDPTVIMAVVSADGQRILLGRQKRWPAHWYSTLAGFLEPAESVEEAVRREVWEESGVHLGRVVIHSTQPWPYPANLMIGAIGQAIPDGESIHLGHDAELEDAKWFAADDVREALRAGTSALGEDPGPDYKEGALRLPPATAIAHQLISALVRGFASGSAMI, encoded by the exons ATGGCCCCGCTTCCCCAACCAGCGCTTCCCGAGCCCGCGCATCCCGCCGTCGACTCCATGTTGAGCCGCAAGTTTGGCAAGGAGGTGGCCAACTACTTCTCCG GCTCCCCGCTGAACCGCGTCTCCTTCCTGCGGCCCGACCACGCGTTCCTCTCGTCTGCGCTGCGCCACCCCTCGGCAACCTTCGTCCTGTTCAACAACACCGAGCCGCTCGTCTCGTCGCCCACGGCGCTCGCCCGCGTCGCCTACGCCGATGTCGAGCCCATTGTCGGCAAGGACGTCTTCAACGCGTGCGAGGCCGACGTCATTGCGCAGTACAACTCCAGCCTGTACATCCCGCAGATCGTCTTCCTCGGGCTCGACGAGAGGAAGGAGGGCTTCGTCTACAAGGAACACTACAAGGGCCAGCCGTGGTTCGCGCTCGACGTCACGCCCAAGGAGGGGGTCACGGAGGAGGCGGAGAAGCTGATCTCGGGCCTGCGGGGCAAAGGGTTGGATTTCAGCAAGGGCCGTATGCACCTGTCGCTGCCCGCCGAGGAAG CCGCCATCTACGCCGAGGCCCGCCACATGCTCGACTGGAACGCGCGCAACCCCTACTGCGCCTCGTGCGGGTACAAGACGCTCTCCATCAACGCCGGCTTCAAGCGCACCTGCCCACCCAAAGACGTCGCGCACGCCGTCAACACCTCGACGCCCGCCGAGCGCCCGCCCTGCGCAACCCGCACCGGCATCTCGAACCTGTGCTTCCCTCGCACAGACCCAACGGTCATCATGGCCGTCGTCAGCGCCGACGGCCAGCGCATCCTCCTCGGCCGCCAGAAGCGCTGGCCGGCGCACTGGTACAGCACCTTGGCCGGCTTCCTCGAGCCCGCCGAGAGCGTCGAGGAAGCCGTGCGCCGCGAGGTCTGGGAGGAGTCGGGCGTGCACCTCGGCCGCGTCGTGATCCACTCCACCCAACCGTGGCCGTACCCTGCCAACCTGATGATCGGCGCCATCGGCCAGGCGATCCCAGACGGCGAGAGCATCCACCTCGGCCACGACGCCGAGCTCGAGGACGCAAAGTGGTtcgccgccgacgacgtcaGGGAGGCCCTGCGCGCCGGCACCAGCGCCTTGGGCGAAGACCCGGGGCCCGACTACAAAGAGGGCGCCCTGAGATTACCCCCTGCGACCGCCATTGCGCACCAGCTCATCAGCGCCCTCGTCCGTGGCTTCGCGAGCGGGTCCGCCATGATTTAG